Within Vicia villosa cultivar HV-30 ecotype Madison, WI linkage group LG1, Vvil1.0, whole genome shotgun sequence, the genomic segment TTTCCTCCTTCCATATTTGGAATGAAAAGGAAAACCATGGATGGTGAATTTGTACGTGAGCTTCACTTGCCTGCATGCAATGCTTATCTCCACAACCATCATCACCATTCAAGAGAAAACAATAATTTTTCAAGAAACTATTACAATTTCATGGGAGAGCAGAGATTgagaaagagaagtgaataatcaAGGTAGGTGGAAGGATACCACACAAAAATTGGAGAGGATAAGAAACATCAATTCATCAAATTAAcaagaatcatcatcatcatcgtcatcatcatcatcattatcttcttcttcttttgaaggCGATTTTCTTCAAGCATCATCTTAGATAGGACTAAGTAGTTGAATAACATGCAAGATACTTGAATGAGGAACATTTACTTCAAGGATTAGACTTTTCAAGTTAGAATAATGACCGCATGTTAGTTAGGTGTGATGAGTCTAATGAatgttaatttttctattttgagAATTTGCTGTGGATTATGTGTGTTAATGGATCAAGAACATGTATGAATtgtatattaatattataaaggtTTAGAATATGTTTGATGGCGGTTAGATAGTGTAAAATTGGTGTTTTATGAGTTCTGGTACCATGACTCGAGTCAAGGGATTGCTTGATTCAAAAGGGAGATGATTTCTACCTTTTCTAGACCCTGATTTGAATCTAGAAGGGTTCTAATTCAAATCATGGGTGATATTGTTGGTTGGTTTTCAATTTTGGCTGTCTAATTCGAATTAAAGAACTTCTTGATTCGAATCATGAACCCAAAATTTGCGTATAGTCTCATGTTCTAAACTCCAATTCAAGATAGCTAGTGATCTTTTGAATTATTTGTTAACAATAgtaaatatatataaacatagAGAAGGAGAAAACACCCTTTGAGTTAGGGTTTCAATAGAATGAACAAAAACTAAAAGAGTAAGGGTTACACCAAAGTATAAATACTAAATGCTGAGAAAGACTTAATTAcccttaaaaatatataataagtcaacataataataataactaacatCTCCCCTCAAACTCAAGATGCATTAGCAAAGAGCATCAAGAGTTTGTCCATCAAAAAACGAAAACGTTTAATGGAATGCGTCTTCGTAAACAAATCAGCAATCTGCAAAATGGAGGAGACAAACGGTAGAGTGATTGTCCCATGCTGAAGATGATGAGGAATGAAGTGACAATCAATCTCAATGTGTTTGGTACGCTGATGAAAGACCGAGTTGTGGGCAAGATGAGTGGCACTTTTGTTATCACAATACATAGGAGTTGGTTCAGAAAGAATGACACCCATATCACAAAGTAACCAGTGCAACCAAACTATTTCATTAGTTGTGGATGCCATAACACGATACTCAGCTTCTGTATAAGAACGAGAAACAATATCTTGTTTCTTACTCTTCCAAGAAATAAGAGAATCtccaagaaaaacacaaaaccctGTGGTAGACTTACGATCTATGGGGTCACCAGCCCAATCCGCATCAGAATAAGCACGAAGTTCCAATGAGGACGATGAGGGAAAGAGGAGGCTCTTAAACTGGGTTCCCCAGAGATAACGACATATGGAAGAACAGGTGCCCAATGCACTGTAGTAGGAGAGACAACAAACTGACTAACAACATGAACTGCATAAGAAATATCTGGTCTAGTAATTGTAAGGTATACCAGGCTGCCCACTAAAGTACGATATAAGGTGGGATATGGCAGAGGAACACCATCAGATGGAACATATTTCACATTCAACTCAAGATGACTATCTACTACTCTATTATCAGAAAGGCGAGCTTGTTCAAGAATGTTGGCAATATACTTGGATTGCGAGAGAAGATAGCCTCTAGGAGAGTAGGCAACTTCAATGCCCAAGAAGTAGCGAAGAGTGCCTAAGTCATTCATCTCAAACTGTTTGGCTAGCTGTAATTTCAAATCATTAATTCCATCCATATCATCAcctgtaataatcatatcatcaacatataatgaGAGTAAAATACGACCATGACAAGTGATCTTGACAAACAAAGGAGAATCATGATCATTGGAGCGAAAACCAATAGATGTAATCACAACGGTAAACTTCTCAAACCAAGCTCGTGgagcttgtttcagaccataTAATGTCTTCTTCAACTTACACACTTCCCCTTGATTATGAGAAACACCTTGTGGTGGTACCATATAAACTTCCTCTTGAAGatcaccatttagaaatgcatttttaacatccatttgagaaTTATGCCACTGACGAACAGATGCAATTGCAATAAGGGTGCGAATAGTAGTCATCTTAGCAACAGGAGAAAAAGTTTCTTCATAATCCATACCATATTGTTAAGATAAACCCTTAGCAACAAGGCGTGCTTTGTAGCGCTCAACTGACCCATCAGACTTAGTTTTGATCTTGTATATCCAACGAGACCCAATAGCACGTTTTCCAGGAGGAAGAGGTACTAATTCCCAAGTATCTATTTTGTGCAAAGCAGAAAGTTCTTCTGTCATAGCCTGCTGCCAAAGAGGGTCAAGAATAGCCTCTTTATAGGAAGAGGGATTAGACAAACTGTGTATAGAGGTTagaaaagaagcaaaagaagcaGAGTAAGTCGAATAGACAAAATCAGGCAATTGAGTAGACTTACGGTCACGAGAGGGATAACGGGGAGGCGGAGGATTAACAGTCGCAAGAGGTTGTTGGGTAGCCGTGGGGACAAGAGGGATGCCAGTATCTAGAGTATTGGTAGTATCAGTTCTGCAATTCTCAAAACTACAATCACTAGAAATATTATCATTATGATCAAAAAGATCTATATGAGTGAGTTTTGAACTGTTAGCAGTATAAGAATCAGAAGAAAGAAAGTAAAAAGGAATGTGTTCAAGGAAAACAACATGACGAGAAACATACAATTTCCTTGCACTTGGATCATAACAATGATAACCCTTTTGACCATCCCCATAACCAAGAAAAACACATATAGCAGAACGAGAAGACAACTTACTACGTTCTACTTGGGGGCGAAGAACAAAACAAGTAGAAACAAACACTTTCAACGATGAATAATCAGGGATAGAGTTATACAATTTTTCAAAGGGAGACAAACCTGATGTGACAGATGATGGGATTCTATTAATAACATGAACAACAGTAAGAACTGCTTCACCCAGAAATTCACTAGGAACCGAAACAGACAACAAAAGGGAGCGAGCAGTCTCAATAATGTGACGGTGTTTCCTTTTAGCAACTCCATTTTCCTGAGGTGTATCAGCACAAGATGTTTGATGGATTGTACCATCAAAAGCAAGCAAACCATAAAATTTATTAGAGGTATATTCACCACCTAAATCACAACGGAAGCACTTTCTAACAACATTATGTTGAGTCTTAACCATAGCACGAAATATacaataaatgtcaaaaaattcAAAACGATTTTTCATAAGATAAACATATTCAACGTTGCTCAAAAAGTAAGAATAATGACGCAGTCGGAAGCCGCCCAAAGGAATTGCAagcgctaaaccttgaatgaaaacagggttgcaagcgcaaaccctatagataagctctggagtccaccaggaataaagaaaactttggattctattataataaaagagataatccttatggccatgccaaaggtctttaaatacagaaaacaaataaaccctattgggccttatgggcctttaatccaaaacaaaattaaataaaacaaataaaatagaaattacttaaatattaaaactaaaattgcttaaatattgcttaaatattaaaatgctttccgacgcgcgatttcttctttgatacgcacaatcctcctacatcagtctccTTCACTTCTGAAGAACTCGACCCCGAGTTCTCTTCTTGATAAAGAACTTCATCTGGCAGCTTGCTATAATTGTAAGTACCAACTAAAAACCTCTCCTTACGCCGAAATGCCATCACATCTTCTCCCACATTGAAAACTTTAACTTCCATGTGTTTATCTCGCATAGGAGGCAAATCGTTTGCCAGCTCATCTGCGGTCAACTTCTTGAAATCCTTTAGGATCCCTAGCAGTTCTTCTGAAATTGTTTCCTCCTTTACAACATTCATCAACCCTTTGATCACCACTGGACAGAAACATTCAGTTTCTTTTACAGCCTCATTAAGCTCCTTTTCACTCTGCGTCATCATCAAGAATCTAGGATTCTTTCCTCCTGGATTCTTATCAAAGTGCAAACAGGAGCCATAGCAATTTTATGTGTGCCCCATGTAAACATCATCACGTTATCCCGTCCTcgataagtgatatcattatcaaactgccaaggcctaccaagtaaaatatgataaacatccatatcaagaacatcacaaagtaccTCTTCTCTATAATGTTTTCCGATGGAGATAGGAACTCTGCAGGTTAGTGTTACTCAAACTTGGGAGCCCTTACTTACCCAACCGAGGTTGTACGGCTTCTCATGTGGTTTTGTAGACAACTTCAAATAATCTACCAATTTTTTCGACACCAGATTCTCCATGCTGCCACTATCCACAATTAGATTACACACTTTGTTCTTGATAGAACAATGTGTCTTGAACAAATTCTTGCGCTGCCCTTCGTCTTTGGATGCTAGTAACATTCGCTGCAACACAAAATTTACCCTCTCATCAGATTTTTCCACCGCAAACTCAACATCGGCATACTCATCATTCTTTACTGTAGAATCTTGTCTTTCCTCATCTTCCTCCCTTTCTTCCACAAGAGCAGCGACTCTTCTTGTTGGACAAACATTTGATTTGTGGCCTCTTCCGTTACAACGATAACATGTGTCTATAGCGGGTCtagcatatggattatttggcctCTGAATTGGTGCTTTACCATGCTGCACACTGCTAGAGCTGCTAACCCCCTTATTCTCAAGATTGGAATCCCGGGgtgttgcattcttttccttgtcACCTGCTGATTCACAGTTACTTTGGGGTGAATACCTTTCAATAGACGAGAAATTTCGAGGGGATTTCTCCATCAATTCTGCCTTCAAAGCCAAACTGGATGCTTCAGCTACGGTCTATACAATCTGTAAACCCATCTTCTCCGGCAAGGATCCCTTTAGGCCACTGATGTATCGAGCCACTTTTTGGCTTTCTGATTCTCCCAATTCAGTGCGCTCAGAAAATTGCAGGAACTCAGCTGTGTATTCAGTCACGGTTCTCTTGCCCTGAACACACTCGATGTACATCTTATAAAGAATCTGCTCATAATCCTCCGGTAAAAACCGCTCTAGcatcaattgtttcattcttCTCCAAGTTCTGACTGGCCCCTTTCTTTGTCTCTGCCtttgaacaacaagtttatcccacCAGACAGCTGCAGTACTTTTAAGCCTGATCGCAACCATCTTGACTTGCTTGTTCTCAGGGACACCCATAACGTCGAAGAACCTGTCGACGTCAATCTGCCAATCAAGAAACTCCTCCACTCCCATAGTTCCGTAGAACAATAGAATATCAGCCTTCACTCGATAGTCATGGTTGTTCTGTAGATTCCCACGATTATCTTCTTCATTGTAAGGTTCTTCTTCATCAGAACTCGAATCTTCGACACAGTTTCCACCCCGTAGAACCTTAATCGGTTCCCCTCTCCTGTCTCTTCGCCGATTCCCATTGTCGGCGTTGTTCGCCTGATTTGCTAAATTCACCATCTGTTCAGTCAAAGCAGTTAGAGCCGCGGTAAAAGCCGTGGTAATTCCCTCAAGATCTGCTTTGGTCACCGGTTGGTCCGCCATAGTGTCAAGCTACGAAAAGAACAGGAGaaaacctgctctgatgccaactgacgcagtcggaagccgcccaaaggaatagcaagcgctaaaccttgaatgaaaacagggttgcaagcgcaaaccctatagataagctctggagtccaccaggaataaagaaaactttggattctattataataaaagagataatccttatggccatgccaaaggtctttaaatacagaaaacaaataaaccctattgggccttatgggcctttaatccaaaacaaaattaaataaaacaaataaaatagaaattacttaaatattaaaactaaaattgcttaaatattgcttaaatattaaaatgcttcCCGACGCgcgatttcttctttgatacgcaCAATCCTCCTACATCAATAATGTtttcataaacaaaagattaaaattCCCAAGTTGTCTTAGGACCGAGATTAGTCAAAAGTAGCAACGATAGGGAGCACGAGGCCGTTGATTAGCTTCCCCTGACCCCTATCTCGAGTCTAACTCTACAATTTGAGGTATCGAGTCCACACTTTTCTAATCCTTACACCAATATCGTAAGACTTTGATGTATCCCATCTCATAGGACGCAATTACGAGGGTGAGACCCCCAAATGGTTAAGAACATCCATTTTAAAGCCattaaaagaaagacaaaagCCTATCATGGAAAACAAACACTCATGAAGATGGATAACACATCCCCAAAATTGCTGCACACCCTCCTGTCTCCTTTAGGAATAAATACCCCCTAATCCGAGGGGTAGCCGATATTGGTGAAAACATGATCCAACCCGTCCTTACATGCAAAGACAGATATGACATCCAACATTTCTTGATCCACCCACATGACCAAAATTTTCTCCTTCGCTTTCCTTGACGAGCATAGTGGTCCATTGCAGGATTACTGCGAACACACAAAAAAACGATCATAAGTATAAGAACGAGATTAGGATTCCAACCATCACAACCAATACACGACGATGCACTATAATGTACATCTAGGCCTTGCGATACTACTTAAAGTCATTTATAACAATTGGATTCATAAGAGGTAAAGCAGAAAAAGCGAAACCTCTAGCAACCTCCCTGAAATCGAGGATACCTGCCACCTTTCCATATTTAgctgcaatttctttcttcaaatCTTTCATAACCTTCTTTCTGAGAAATCCtagaaaaggaaaaacaaatacAAAAGAGAAAGAAGCTTTGGTCATTTTCTCAAAATAAGTGATCTTACCAGAGCAATAATCGACAAACATTGTATTCGAAAATTGAAACCAATTGTAAAAATAAACGGAGGAAGGATTCCCTAGTTTCATCACGAATCATTTTTCTGGTATtaagatttttttaaagaattttttttatactatTAAGGTTGTTATAAGATCCAAATTGCAATATTTCATATCACATATCACAATTAAACCAAAAAGAACATTCAACCAAAAAGAAAACCAATAAGTAAGAGTGGACATTCCATTTGCACACAATTGGAGATAAAAAGTTAACAACAAACACACTACACCTACTTTTCAAACCACAAACTCATTATTTTTCTTGATTATTACTACAACTATCAATTTAAAACAACAACTTGAATATGCCACCAAATCATTGACCAATTACAACAACTCATCACACGCTTCCAATAATAGAAGTGCTATACCCAGTCTGCAAATCATAGAATCTAGACCAAAGCATCACCCCTCCATACTTTCTTGACTTCTTAATCACAGGCAAAATCTCAGAACTCACCACATCTGCCGGAATAAAACCACTTCCGGCAGCCGCCGTAGCCGCCGGCAACCCCAAGAATATCTTCCTAGCTGGAACATTCTTTGTCCATTGATTCCAAGAACTCACAAGATTGGTTATGTTCCCATTATATTGACAAGGAGGGTTGTTATAGAATTGAACCCAAACAAAGTCGAAAAGACCCGTCTGAAGGGCAGTGCCTAAGAATTTATCAGGAATTGGACATTGAGGAGCTGCACCAAGATAGACTCTTTTTCCAAATCTACAATACCCTTTAAGAAAACGTGCAAGATGTTGATAGTTCTGCGTTGAACCGAGTTCGATATCGAAATCTATTCCATCTAAAACAGCATCACCTAATGGTCTTGAAGATGACTTGCCACCCAAGAAAGTGTTCCATAAAAAGGTGGAAACGTTTCTTGCATCTTCTATTGAAGATAAAGTGTAGGTTCCGATTCCGCCACCGATTGAAAGTAAGACTTTGATTCCCTTACTTTGGCAATCTTTGATTTCTGAGCTGAATTTCGTGCATGAATTTGTTGATGGATTGCAGTGACCTGCGAGATTCATTTGAGGAGTTTGACCGTTGCCGAATACGTTGAGGAATGCTATGATGACATGGGTGTATTTTCCGGTTGCGCATGTTTCGGATAAGGTTCCTTCGTTGCCGTTTTGGCCCCAATAGATTGCTATGCCACCGGATTGGGAAGCTGCAGCAAGAGTGAGGAATGAGAGGAAGATAAGAGGCAAGAAAGTGTGAGAGGTTTTTGCCATGTTTGTGAAAGTGAAACTCGAGTTATGAGTTTGGTGTTTTGTGAAGAGTTGTTTCTTGTACTTTGgatatttataggatgagatgaATGGAGATTTAGAACTATTGTAGATTGGAATGAAGTTTGGTCGGTTCCCATTTGCAAAGATGCTCTTTGTTTAGATATATAAAAGTCAACTTAGTCATTTCacacagtgttttaaaaaccggaccggacattaaaccggtgagggtactgggtcactggtttattggtcgaaccactgggtcactggtcgaaccgcatgactaaatctggttaaaccggataactcggttgaatagaccggtcgttataacaaaattatataggtataaaatctgtcgaagcggatgattcagtccctacaaaatataactagtacttaaatttttgaaaacatcatattataaaaaaattcacaagttcataatttaaattcaaattttacacataggtatca encodes:
- the LOC131643609 gene encoding hevamine-A-like; protein product: MAKTSHTFLPLIFLSFLTLAAASQSGGIAIYWGQNGNEGTLSETCATGKYTHVIIAFLNVFGNGQTPQMNLAGHCNPSTNSCTKFSSEIKDCQSKGIKVLLSIGGGIGTYTLSSIEDARNVSTFLWNTFLGGKSSSRPLGDAVLDGIDFDIELGSTQNYQHLARFLKGYCRFGKRVYLGAAPQCPIPDKFLGTALQTGLFDFVWVQFYNNPPCQYNGNITNLVSSWNQWTKNVPARKIFLGLPAATAAAGSGFIPADVVSSEILPVIKKSRKYGGVMLWSRFYDLQTGYSTSIIGSV